The Candidozyma auris chromosome 1, complete sequence genome includes a region encoding these proteins:
- a CDS encoding proteasome core particle subunit beta 6 — protein MSTIASEYGAEMNSVPIEHKFNPYSDNGGTVLGIAGEDFAVLAGDTRIVSGYSIDSRYEPKIFDVGDDIVMTANGFAADGAALIDRFKTQYKWYKFDNNNKKLTIKSAARFIQHLLYGKRFFPYYVSTLIAGLDEEGKGAVYSYDPVGSYEREQCRAGGAAASLIMPFLDNQVNFKNQYVPGTDGKEKKPLRYLSLDEVLKLVKDAFTSATERHIYVGDGLEIFIVTKEGVKKEYYPLKRD, from the coding sequence ATGTCTACGATTGCATCTGAGTATGGGGCAGAGATGAATTCTGTCCCAATCGAGCATAAATTTAATCCCTATTCCGACAATGGTGGTACAGTACTAGGTATTGCTGGTGAAGATTTTGCCGTTTTGGCGGGTGACACGAGAATCGTGTCAGGATACTCCATAGACTCACGTTACGAACCAAAAATCTTTGACGTTGGCGACGATATTGTGATGACGGCCAACGGCTTCGCCGCTGATGGTGCCGCTTTAATTGATAGATTCAAGACCCAGTACAAATGGTACAAGTTtgacaacaacaacaagaagttaACGATCAAGTCTGCCGCTAGATTTATTCAGCATTTACTATACGGTAAAAGATTCTTCCCTTATTATGTTAGCACCCTTATTGCAGGTTTAGATGAGGAAGGAAAAGGAGCCGTCTATTCTTATGACCCTGTTGGCTCATATGAAAGAGAGCAGTGCAGAGCGGGAGGAGCCGCTGCGTCGTTAATAATGCCCTTCCTTGATAATCAAgtcaacttcaaaaatcaataTGTTCCGGGAACTGATggcaaagagaaaaagccTTTACGATACTTGAGCTTAGATGAAGTGCTTAAATTAGTGAAGGATGCGTTCACTTCAGCTACAGAAAGACACATCtacgttggtgatggttTGGAGATCTTTATTGTGACGAAGGAGGGtgtgaagaaagaatacTACCCATTGAAAAGGGATTGA
- a CDS encoding protein AIM2, which translates to MASNPPGACCIESNFHQGTPKGSHSTVFGLDTYVTGASNEAKRNIVILTDIYGHKYNNVLLIADQLAKLGHYRVYIPDILKGDPVPETHGDLSSWLNNHSKDITKPIVDGFLKSLREEVGSEAFIGAIGYCFGAKYAVQQLAEGGYASAAALAHPSFVEIDEVKAIKRPLLISAAETDPIFTVELRHKTEETLASIKARYQIDLFSGVAHGFAVRGDIKDPAVKYAMNKTLADQIQWFGLF; encoded by the coding sequence ATGGCTTCGAATCCTCCAGGAGCTTGCTGCATCGAATCCAACTTTCACCAAGGTACCCCGAAGGGTTCTCACTCCACGGTTTTCGGCTTGGACACTTATGTGACGGGCGCTAGCAATGAAGCTAAACGGAACATCGTGATCTTGACCGACATCTATGGCCACAAATACAACAATGTCTTGTTAATTGCTGATCAATTGGCCAAATTGGGTCACTACAGGGTGTATATTCCAGATATTTTGAAGGGCGACCCTGTTCCTGAGACGCATGGCGATCTCTCATCCTGGTTGAACAATCACTCTAAAGATATTACCAAGCCAATTGTTGATgggttcttgaagtctctTCGTGAGGAAGTGGGATCTGAAGCCTTTATCGGTGCAATTGGCTACTGCTTCGGTGCGAAGTATGCTGTGCAGCAACTCGCTGAGGGCGGTTACGCAAGTGCCGCTGCCCTTGCCCACCCATCTTTCgttgaaattgacgaaGTTAAGGCCATCAAGAGACCGCTTCTTATTTCAGCCGCCGAGACTGATCCCATCTTTACCGTCGAATTGAGACACAAGACCGAGGAAACATTGGCTAGCATTAAGGCTAGATACCAGATTGATTTATTCTCAGGTGTCGCTCATGGTTTTGCTGTGAGAGGGGACATCAAGGATCCTGCTGTGAAGTACGCCATGAACAAAACCCTTGCTGATCAGATCCAATGGTTCGGCTTGTTTTAA
- the HGH1 gene encoding Hgh1p, translating into MPTELEELVGFLHSPQPAVVQIALDNLVGYSSGPHQKVFAYDDYKSITDLKKLAQESGKTTVSQAVTILANLCDDETMRRLIVKDLDFLKYLVSSIIRLSNTVTDLMCILLANLAKDDQITKIFDIKVPLDDEAKKTFASENAVDCLMDCFVKGANRTLNKYADFDYLAYFFADLSRFKKGRDYFVTEQSYDNVVPISKLLVFTEKYDSKVRREGVASTIKNSLFDVEKHQLLVTDEKINLLPYLLLPIAGPEEIDEDDLFNLPDELQLLPPNKERDPVDTVICTHLESLLLLCTTRALREHLREKAVYPLIRELHKATNNQDIADLCDRLVQLLMRDEAEDKADMAVESDDDDKIVEVV; encoded by the coding sequence ATGCCCACTGAATTAGAGGAGTTAGTTGGGTTTTTGCACCTGCCACAGCCAGCTGTTGTTCAAATAGCGTTGGACAACTTGGTAGGCTATTCTTCCGGTCCTCATCAAAAGGTTTTTGCATACGATGACTACAAGAGCATCACggatttgaaaaagcttgCGCAGGAGTCAGGAAAGACCACGGTGAGCCAGGCAGTAACTATACTAGCGAATCTCTGTGACGATGAGACCATGAGGAGATTAATAGTAAAGGACCTCGACTTTCTTAAGTATTTGGTGTCGTCAATCATTAGACTTTCCAACACGGTAACGGACTTGATGTGCATCCTACTTGCCAACTTGGCAAAAGATGATCAAATTACAAAAATCTTCGACATCAAAGTCcctcttgatgatgaggcAAAGAAGACTTTTGCGTCCGAGAATGCTGTGGATTGTTTAATGGATTGTTTCGTCAAGGGTGCCAATCGCACGCTAAACAAGTACGCAGATTTTGACTACTTGGCTTACTTCTTCGCTGACCTCTCCCGATTTAAGAAGGGCAGAGACTATTTTGTCACTGAGCAACTGTATGACAATGTCGTTCCCATCTCGAAATTGTTGGTCTTCACCGAGAAGTACGATTCTAAAGTCAGACGCGAAGGTGTCGCTTCCACTATAAAAAACTCActttttgatgttgaaaaacACCAGCTTTTAGTTACagatgagaagatcaaTTTGTTGCCTTATCTTTTGTTGCCAATTGCTGGTCCTGAGGaaattgacgaagatgacTTGTTCAACCTTCCTGATGAGCTTCAGCTATTACCTCCCAATAAAGAGCGGGATCCAGTAGACACGGTCATTTGCACACATCTCGAATCTTTGCTTTTATTGTGCACCACAAGAGCATTAAGAGAGCATCTTAGAGAAAAAGCTGTCTATCCTTTGATTAGAGAGCTCCACAAAGCTACTAATAACCAAGACATTGCTGATCTCTGTGACAGATTGGTGCAGCTATTGATGAGGGACGAGGCCGAGGATAAAGCTGACATGGCTGTCGAAagtgatgacgacgatAAAATTGTAGAGGTTGTTTGA